One Rosa chinensis cultivar Old Blush chromosome 5, RchiOBHm-V2, whole genome shotgun sequence genomic region harbors:
- the LOC112164288 gene encoding pre-mRNA-splicing factor CWC22 homolog, producing the protein MSGVDFEEAGHKLLKIKLEMELCVMLLECCSQERTTRIHYSLGTADTTSSSRIFIKTLFQELSEHLGIRLLNERLTDPAMQDSFKSIFPRDNPKNTRFAINFFTSIGLAGITENLREYLKRMPRLIMQQQNAASDQESDSSGSLDSDSNSGSACSESESESESESSSSERRKKKRRRRN; encoded by the exons ATGTCCGGTGTAGATTTTGAGGAAGCAGGTCATAAGCTCCTTAAGATTAAGCTTGAG ATGGAGCTATGTGTCATGCTTTTGGAATGTTGCAGTCAGGAGAGAACCACCAGAATCCACTATTCTCTTGGGACAGCG GACACCACTTCTTCTTCTCGTATTTTTATCAAGACCCTTTTCCAg GAATTGTCAGAGCATCTTGGTATCCGTCTGCTTAATGAGCGGTTGACTGATCCTGCAATGCAAGACTCTTTCAAATCTATTTTCCCAAGGGATAATCCCAAGAACACCCGATTTGCTATCAACTTTTTCACATCCATTGGGCTTGCCGGCATAACTGAGAACCTGCGT GAGTATCTGAAGCGCATGCCACGCCTTATTATGCAACAACAAAATGCAGCGTCAGATCAAGAATCCGACAGTTCTGGTTCATTGGATTCGGACTCGAACTCAGGGTCGGCTTGTTCCGAGtcagaatcagaatcagaatcagaatcGTCAAGCTCTGAAAGACGCAAGAAGAAACGTAGGAGGAGAAATTAA
- the LOC112164286 gene encoding uncharacterized protein LOC112164286 — translation MAGIAIVLDLLRKNPSLTTQSLHASGFFSAKAAAAAASVAAGAPYVYKSFFSNFRVPVAYCDAGATLSEDYTSNVRSASLKIFQNESVNFGTKEYTIELKPQFSAFELRALTLMTLRSFLMFYLPLLEPRRNLQEDDDDFLRDTEEEQHVDYVAPFKKSLKKIARDATVSTTKRILERISVHYVSQRMAWKLLKDTSKSAMRKAGRRMPTYVFFFSVSKMTMRGHFLDVAASWIISVSIDIYRTFSGMTNSKEVVDEIDTPQKLKRLGNKVWGTTFRCGASLIFASIGAGIGATLFRPSTGQWIGRILGDVAGPIIVSYCLEKSFHAKL, via the coding sequence ATGGCGGGAATAGCAATTGTCTTAGATCTGCTGAGAAAAAACCCAAGTCTTACAACCCAAAGCCTACACGCTTCTGGGTTTTTCTCCGCTAAAGCAGCCGCTGCAGCCGCCTCCGTCGCCGCTGGAGCTCCTTACGTTTACAAGTCCTTCTTCAGTAATTTTAGGGTTCCAGTTGCCTATTGTGATGCTGGAGCAACATTGTCTGAAGATTACACCTCTAATGTACGAAGTGCATCCTTAAAAATATTTCAGAATGAATCTGTGAATTTCGGTACCAAGGAATACACAATCGAGTTAAAGCCTCAATTCTCAGCTTTCGAATTGAGAGCTCTAACTCTGATGACTCTGAGGTCATTTTTGATGTTCTACTTACCTCTTCTGGAGCCTCGTAGAAACTTGCAAGAGGACGATGATGACTTTCTGCGGGACACTGAAGAAGAACAACATGTAGATTATGTTGCTCCATTCAAAAAATCACTAAAGAAAATTGCTCGTGATGCTACTGTCTCAACCACTAAACGGATTCTAGAAAGAATTTCTGTTCATTATGTGTCACAGAGAATGGCATGGAAACTTCTGAAAGATACCTCAAAGTCTGCGATGAGGAAAGCTGGAAGAAGAATGCCAACATACGTTTTCTTCTTCAGTGTTAGCAAGATGACTATGAGAGGACACTTTCTAGATGTTGCAGCATCTTGGATCATCTCAGTTAGCATTGATATCTACCGAACTTTTTCTGGAATGACAAACTCTAAAGAAGTGGTTGATGAAATTGATACACCACAAAAGCTTAAACGTCTTGGGAATAAGGTTTGGGGCACTACTTTCAGGTGTGGTGCATCACTTATTTTTGCTTCGATTGGGGCAGGTATTGGCGCCACTCTTTTTCGCCCTTCAACTGGCCAGTGGATTGGTCGTATTCTGGGAGATGTGGCCGGGCCTATTATTGTCTCATATTGCCTTGAGAAGTCTTTCCATGCAAAACTTTAG
- the LOC112164285 gene encoding E3 ubiquitin-protein ligase RDUF1-like: MTWRNQILMLDVEDMMGEVIFEPASKMSIEKLERVGIVEASTMRAIYAEEIVVGSEEIQMLCSHFYHGDCIVKLLEQSKFCPQCQYVVLAASKDETGIPLINRHEREGVDN; this comes from the coding sequence atGACATGGAGGAATCAGATTTTGATGTTGGATGTGGAAGACATGATGGGTGAGGTTATATTTGAGCCGGCGAGTAAAATGTCAATTGAGAAATTGGAGAGGGTGGGAATAGTGGAAGCATCAACCATGCGTGCAATCTATGCAGAGGAGATTGTGGTTGGTTCCGAAGAAATTCAGATGCTATGTTCGCATTTTTACCATGGCGATTGCATTGTCAAGTTGTTGGAGCAGAGCAAGTTTTGCCCACAATGTCAATATGTTGTGCTTGCAGCTTCTAAGGATGAAACCGGAATACCACTGATCAATAGGCATGAGAGAGAAGGTGTTGATAATTAA
- the LOC112164287 gene encoding E3 ubiquitin-protein ligase arkadia-like has product MMDTLCVQSFRHPFMERERPESSENQYFLMNIIFVTDPNYGGPASLLHLQTGDLLREEPIVSRTVIEDALSSLRVPCRYHHSVVEKILSDAKASANAKVLNLWVKVYMDIYDLGHSDMEEEEGAYSDTEDDMDSDTEEDDMDSNTEEEEESVFCSVCNEEIVVGSEETRIPCTHMYHRDCIVRWLQSSYCLPCRYGISQQLMKPE; this is encoded by the coding sequence ATGATGGACACTTTGTGTGTGCAATCGTTCCGGCATCCTTTTATGGAACGGGAGAGACCGGAGTCGTCGGAGAATCAGTACTTCTTGATGAATATCATCTTTGTGACTGATCCGAACTATGGGGGCCCTGCCTCCTTGCTCCATCTTCAAACCGGTGACTTACTGAGGGAGGAGCCAATTGTGTCGAGGACTGTCATTGAAGACGCGCTTTCTAGCTTGCGTGTTCCGTGCCGATATCACCATTCCGTTGTAGAAAAAATACTAAGCGATGCAAAGGCAAGTGCTAATGCCAAGGTTTTGAATTTGTGGGTTAAAGTCTACATGGATATTTATGATCTTGGTCATTCTGacatggaggaggaggagggcgcATATTCGGACACGGAGGATGACATGGATTCGGATACGGAGGAGGATGACATGGATTCTAAtacggaggaggaggaggagtctGTTTTCTGTTCCGTTTGTAACGAGGAGATTGTGGTTGGTTCCGAAGAAACTCGTATCCCATGTACGCACATGTACCATAGAGATTGCATTGTCAGGTGGCTGCAAAGTAGTTATTGCCTACCGTGTAGGTATGGTATAAGCCAGCAGTTGATGAAGCCTGAATAA